Proteins co-encoded in one Medicago truncatula cultivar Jemalong A17 chromosome 8, MtrunA17r5.0-ANR, whole genome shotgun sequence genomic window:
- the LOC25501753 gene encoding squamosa promoter-binding-like protein 2 — protein sequence MDLNAKSPSSQWEWDHLPLPDTKATENKKLQPPNWSIKLDRENNVWLFDTPTGSGYSGSELIPGSTSGSSKSDSISSSPTRDISKTCKFAFESSHDDSNGKIELPKEGPIEASNAPMLSCVSSEPLLNLKLGKRMKFEDVSSLVFGRKCKSNDQNLQCPPLCQVEGCGLDLSSAKHYYRKRRVCVDHSKSPMVVIDGLERRFCQQCSRFHDLFEFDGKKKSCRRRLSQHNARRRNHSRKTAQSSQSALSSSPCDGKQQMNPFAYSKTAINLALQNIQNSEFPRIKDFPLKYAKVNIGTPSFVTMLSDDSDVHFTSKVLETKSINAGHFTSYFIIEPRDIVPSLDCYIYHVTIIYLFWLY from the exons aataaaaaattacaaccaCCAAACTGGAGTATCAAATTAGACCGAGAAAATAATGTCTGGTTGTTCGATACGCCAACTGGAAGTGGTTATTCTGGCTCTGAGCTAATTCCTGGTTCTACATCAGGGAGTTCGAAATCAGATTCAATCAGTTCATCACCAACTAGGGATATTAGCAAAACCTGTAAATTTGCATTTGAAAGTTCCCATGATGATTCCAATGGTAAAATTGAATTACCTAAAGAAGGGCCTATTGAAGCTTCTAATGCACCAATGCTTTCTTGTGTATCTAGTGAACCATTGCTCAATCTAAAACTCGGTAAAAGGATGAAATTTGAGGACGTGTCATCTTTAGTGTTTGGAAGGAAATGTAAGTCCAATGATCAGAACTTACAATGTCCGCCTCTCTGCCAGGTTGAAGGTTGTGGCCTTGACCTTTCATCGGCAAAACATTATTATCGCAAACGAAGAGTTTGTGTAGATCATTCCAAATCTCCTATGGTAGTTATAGATGGTTTGGAACGTCGATTTTGCCAGCAATGTAGCAG GTTCCATGATCTGTTTGAGTTTGATGGAAAGAAGAAAAGCTGCAGACGACGTCTTTCACAACACAATGCAAGGCGCCGTAATCATTCTCGTAAAACTGCCCAATCAAGTCAATCAGCTTTGTCTTCGTCACCCTGTG ATGGGAAGCAACAGATGAATCCATTTGCCTATTCAAAGACTGCTATAAATTTAGCCTTGCAAAACATACAAAACAGCGAGTTCCCCCGAATAAAAGATTTTCCCTTGAAGTATGCAAAAGTCAACATTGGCACACCAAGTTTTGTCACTATGCTATCTGATGATTCCGATGTCCATTTTACATCTAAAGTCCTTGAAACCAAGAGTATCAATGCAGGTCATTTCACGTCTTACTTTATAATTGAGCCTCGTGATATTGTACCAAGTTTAGATTGTTACATTTATCATGTTACCATAATCTATTTATTTTGGCTTTATTGA